Sequence from the Muntiacus reevesi chromosome 9, mMunRee1.1, whole genome shotgun sequence genome:
TGGTAGCACCTCTCAAGAGGCTCTGCCTCCttaatttttcagatatttatgaGATGGATGCTTCCCTTAACTAAAAGATTGCTTATCTTACTTTGcacgtgtgcttagtcactcagtcgtgtctgactctttgcgaccccatggactggagctcaccagacttatctatccatggaattcttcaggcaataactctggagtgggtagctattctcttctccagggaatctttctgacccagggatcggacccaggtctcttgcattgcaggcagatttttgctgcctgagtcaccaggaagctcactctaattttaaagaaacattaagCTAAAGCCAAATTCCTAACCAAGATCTGTGCTGCTCTTCAGGGCTCTTGTCCTGTCTCCCTCTTCAGCCTCAGTCTGTTCTGTCCGCTCCTTCCCTATTTCACTTCAGGCACAATGACATTTCAGTGTCTTCAACTCTCTAGGTTACTTCCAACATTGGAGCTTAGGACATGCAACACTGTTATGTAGTTGCTTCTCAGCTGCTGGATTCCAGCTAGAATTATTAGCCTTTCTAAAGACCTTTTATTATTGTCTGCTGTGCactctccctcttcctttctgtCACAGTTCcctgtgttttgttttactaGCGTGGATCACAGATCATCATTACCTTATTGTGTGTgtacaagtcacttcagtcgtgtctgactgtttgtgaccctatggacgtagcccgtcaggctcctctagctgttggattctccaggcaagaatactggagtggttgccatttccttctccaggggatcttcccgacccagggatcgaatccaggtctcttaagtctcctgcactggcaggtgggttctttaccactagcaccacctgggaagttgttCAATTTTTAAGTGACTGGCTGTATTATATACAAGCTGAATGCAGTAGCACTTTtatcctgatttttttcccctctttactGATGCTTCATTCTCTGGCTCACAGGTAAAGCCTGCCACAAAGTAGGCcctcaataaaacttaaaaaaaaaatagattggaTAAATAATGCTATTGCATCTAAACTGGAGATAAAATTTTATCATACCCAGCCCCACACTTACAGGCAGAACACATTAAGAattagataaaaagaaagaaaagcttccTATGGATAAATGGGGAAATAAGTGATAAATTCACTTGTCTTGCAGCAAAATGAGAGtgctaatattttattctctACTGGCAAAGTTTCCATAATGGTTCTGAAGCTATATTTTTCTCCTTGTtatatcttcctgaccccaacTATGTCATTGGTCTAACAGTATCTTGACATAGAGATGTTCTGTTAAGATTTGGTGGAAAATCACAGGGAATATAATTAAGCAAGAGTCTGTCTTGGATAGCAgaagtcaatggcaacccactccagcactcttgcctggagaaccccagggacgggggagcctggtgggctgccgtctctggggtcacacagagtcggacatgaagcgacttcgcagcagcagctgcagcagtctTGGATACTCTCCAAATTCACGACTTGATAAACCTGATTAGAAGGTATAAGATCCCATGATCTTTGCCTCTGTCAGGGAGATGATGCTATCCTCTTTAGAACTATTATACCTTTTTCAGGAGTTGCAATAACTATTTCCATAATGAGCTCTCAAAATCTCAGTAAGTTTCTTTTGCTATACTAACACAATAGAAAGAGGTAGGGGAAAAAAGCTGcatagaatattttctttattgaatttactgGAAAACAGTTTAGTTACTAGagcaatttccttttcaaaatagtTGTTAACTTATATGACATAGATTTGTCTGCTGTTTTAATTATCttaagctggaaaaaatattttttctgtttgtaataTGGAATTTtgggggaatttttaaaaaacatttctacaAGGTGAGTAATAacaattttctgaaatatttagaaaattctaTTAAGAAAAGAGGCTGACATAGTCATgtgaaatcaaatatatttttaggaaTAATGCAGGTTTTTGTCCTTGGTGTTCACACTGGATTGAAGACATTTCTATGTCTTTACGAGATAGTTGAAAAGGCTTCTTGCTGACTGTGAACTGGAATCCAAAAGGTAAATTTATAACAGTTAGTAGTAGATGCTGGATTTTTCAGTTGTGTAGATTTATTTACTATGTAGGAAATTGCAAACTTGGATTTATAAGAATTGAAAATTTGGAAACCTTTTCCTGAAATCACAAGATTTTTGAAGTGAGCtagtttaaaattcagtttctctcactgagaaatgtatgatttttagaaaattaaatattataagcctgtgtctttaaaaagtgaagttaACAATATTTCTTACAGTGAAGACTAAATTTGATACattaaatgtgattttataaGTGCACAGAGTACATGCacttaaacatatacatatggaGATATAAAACACCAGTGTAAGCATGGAGATTTGTTTATCCCTAAGTCATATCcaaatctttgccaccccatggactgtagcccaccagggtcctctgtccgttggatttcccaggcaagaatattggggtgggttgccctttccttctccaagggatcttcccaacccaggagctgaacccctgtctcctgcttggatggagattctttaccactgagccatctgagaagtcCAAGAAGAGATAACATCTAACATATAGTTTGGCATTAAAATGATAGATATTCTTACAAtgttaatatttccttttattaaactATTGTCTACCACAAAATGAGATGGAGTACATTTAGGAAGGAATAGGTTAATTGTGGaatattgaaaatgtatttaataaatttaataaatatgattaaaatttattttaataaatattaaattgataTCTTTTTGGATATGTCAATTAGATAGTTGCATACACATATTTATTCCTAAATTTGTTCTCCCCACTTTGAATGTGTAAGTTACCTTAAATGATTCTTtacttaaatatttcacttttgtgATTTTGTACTTGGTTCATCTTTTCATGGAATTCCCTATTTATCCACtcttattatttcacttttcctATAAAACTCAGCTGAAGTATTGTTTTCTTTGAGAAACCTTCCCAGATCCAGAGTTGATTATAGACATTCTGGAAATGTTAACCCTTATCCATATGAACCTATTTATAGTGACGCTTATAAAATTGGTTGTTATGGTCTGACCCCTCATTATACATCTAATCACTGAGAATAGGGAAACAGTCTTCTTTGACTTTATGATCCTAATGTCAGGTTTAACACGTTGGGTGAATAAAGTACATTAAGCTTATAATCCATGTAAaggtgtttttagttttttgacttGATTCATAGGTAAACTGCTCCTCATATGTGAAGCCAGCACCTGTGAGGAATAGATGGAACCAAGGAGCAATGTGACTCACTTTGTCCTCCTGGGTCTCACTCAGGatccaaaggagcagaaagtccttttTATTATGTTCTTGTTCTTCTACATTTTGACCATGTTGGGCAACATGCTTATTGTGGCGACTGTAACGTTTAGTAAGATCCTGAATTCgccgatgtacttttttcttgctagtttatcatttatggatgtcaTTTATTCCTCATCTATTTCTCCCAAATTGATTTCAAGCTTGTTCTTAGGGAAAAATACCATATCCTTCCAATCCTGTATGACCCAgctgtttacagagcacttttttgGTGGGTCAGaggtcttccttctgctggtgatggcctatgaccgctatgtggccatctgtcagCCCTTGCActatctggtgatcatgaggcagagggtgtgtgttgcactgctggtggtgtcctgggttggaggttttctgcactccATTATTCAGCTTAGCACTATTTTCGGGCTCccgttctgtggccccaatgtcattgatcatTTTTTCTGTGACATGTACCCTCTATTGAGACTGgtctgtactgacacctataTCGTTGGCCTCTTAGTAGCAGCaaatggaggactgatctgcactgctgtgtttctgctcttactcgtctcctacggagtcatcctgcGCTCTCTGAaggacctgagtcaggaagggaggcggaaagccctccagacctgtggctcccacatcaccgtggttgtctgcttctttgttccctgcattttcatgtatgtgagagctgcgaagaccttccccattgacaaatcattgagtgtgttttatacagtcataacccccatgctgaacccaatAATCTACACTCTGAGAAACTCAGAGATGACAAATGCCATGAATAAGCTTTGGAGAAGGAACATGGtattttatggtaaaaaaaatgcATCATCTACCATGAAGGGGGTCATTAGACATCAGAGACCACTTCCTTGAAATTCAGTATCTTTCTCAAATCTGATGCtggcttctttttcttctaggaatttgtaaattataatataaaaagttGTACTATAATTATGCAACTGTGCTGTTAATAACATGGATAGTTTCTCTCCATGGTAGAATGCAAGGTCTGTAATATTTTCCTTATCACTGTACCtagaaaaatgtaagaaagattgaaggagccAATATCATGTAACAGATTAGGGAAGGAAATTTTATATAGTTACACTAATTTTTATCAATTTAtgcaattttttgttttaattttttccagacagtatttatttttagttagtttcttgtcttttaagttattctttttattatgctatttaAAGTACTTAATGCTATATACTCGgtgttttttataaaatttcagttgCATTATACACAAAACTTTTCATGTAACCCTAATTTTTTTGAACAGCTGAAGtgaaatagataataataaatagtaaaaattcaaatcatacaaaatgggagaaagtgTAGAATACATTTCCTATTTATCTTTCAATATATTTTCTAGTCCACTTCTGCAGGGGCACTCTATTTCTTAAGATCCATCTGGTAATAATCTATGTAAAAGcaattgtatttaaatatatgattttttttttttctgtgtaggtAAACTTTACTTTTGTAGGAACATCTGTGAAGTATTTTCATAGCAGTCCATTTAGAGCTAAACCTTAATTTTTCTCATACTGCATCATACTCCTTTATAGAGACATACTGAAATTaatgtttccattctttttcatgttgttcCTAAAAGTTTTCTATGAAAAGTAATTTTgcaatggaaatatatttttgaatgtgTGTAGGAATGAGCTTCTGGAAGTGAAGCTGTTGGTAAATGTGTTGTGTTTGGATCAATGCTTGGATGATCCATGCATTTGAAATGTTGGTGGTCATAGCCATTGCCGTCTGTGAAGTTGTACAAGCAGCCACACTCCTGTTCACAGTTTGTGAGAATGTTTTTGTCCACATTCTCAAAATCAACCCTGATAAAACTGGTGGCCTATGATAA
This genomic interval carries:
- the LOC136174456 gene encoding olfactory receptor 4A47-like; this encodes MEPRSNVTHFVLLGLTQDPKEQKVLFIMFLFFYILTMLGNMLIVATVTFSKILNSPMYFFLASLSFMDVIYSSSISPKLISSLFLGKNTISFQSCMTQLFTEHFFGGSEVFLLLVMAYDRYVAICQPLHYLVIMRQRVCVALLVVSWVGGFLHSIIQLSTIFGLPFCGPNVIDHFFCDMYPLLRLVCTDTYIVGLLVAANGGLICTAVFLLLLVSYGVILRSLKDLSQEGRRKALQTCGSHITVVVCFFVPCIFMYVRAAKTFPIDKSLSVFYTVITPMLNPIIYTLRNSEMTNAMNKLWRRNMVFYGKKNASSTMKGVIRHQRPLP